From the genome of Winogradskyella forsetii, one region includes:
- a CDS encoding DUF1272 domain-containing protein: MLQIKSTCENCHKTLLYNSTDAIICTFECAYCKDCVALLKKVCPNCGGGFEKRPLRPLHLLEKFPVSNVIIHHPVDIRAPLQKLDYE, encoded by the coding sequence GTGTTACAAATAAAATCAACTTGCGAAAACTGTCACAAAACATTGCTTTATAATTCTACCGATGCGATAATTTGCACCTTTGAATGCGCTTATTGCAAGGATTGTGTAGCGCTATTAAAAAAGGTTTGTCCGAATTGTGGAGGTGGATTTGAGAAACGACCATTGAGACCATTACATCTTTTAGAAAAATTTCCTGTTTCAAATGTTATAATACACCATCCAGTAGATATCAGAGCGCCTCTTCAAAAGCTTGATTATGAATAG
- a CDS encoding STAS domain-containing protein has protein sequence MDLQITSYNNRFQIKGTLNKMNLKTFNSHFANIFDKLDDILVDIEQVNSIDRAGVMALARLHNESITKSKKLSIIGLGCKELYQHFKSEEVKAPKQTMIATNTIVAA, from the coding sequence ATGGATTTACAAATTACAAGTTACAACAATCGTTTTCAGATTAAAGGGACATTAAACAAAATGAACCTCAAAACGTTTAATTCGCATTTCGCTAACATCTTTGATAAGTTAGATGATATTTTAGTGGATATCGAACAGGTGAACAGTATTGACAGAGCTGGTGTAATGGCTTTGGCTAGACTTCATAATGAATCCATCACAAAATCAAAAAAACTATCGATTATAGGTTTGGGCTGCAAAGAACTTTATCAGCATTTTAAGTCTGAAGAAGTAAAAGCACCAAAGCAAACTATGATTGCCACTAACACAATCGTAGCAGCTTAA
- a CDS encoding YybH family protein, translating into MKTIYFNFLILLFSCGSHQNTQEDTFETAQTAIQKVMNDQEIAWNNHDLEGFMQGYWKSEALKFYGSSGLTKGWEKTLANYKKGYPTKAESGTLKFVINDISKIEGNNYWVMGAYHLKRSIGNANGVFIIIFKKINGEWKIVADMSC; encoded by the coding sequence ATGAAAACAATTTACTTCAATTTCCTCATTCTATTATTCAGCTGTGGATCCCATCAAAATACGCAAGAGGACACATTTGAAACTGCCCAAACAGCCATCCAAAAAGTAATGAACGACCAAGAAATCGCTTGGAATAATCACGATTTAGAAGGCTTTATGCAAGGCTATTGGAAAAGTGAAGCACTAAAATTCTATGGAAGCAGTGGACTTACCAAAGGTTGGGAAAAAACGTTAGCGAATTATAAAAAAGGCTATCCCACGAAAGCAGAAAGTGGCACACTGAAATTTGTAATTAACGATATCTCAAAAATTGAAGGCAATAATTATTGGGTTATGGGAGCATATCATCTCAAACGCTCAATTGGAAATGCCAATGGTGTGTTCATCATTATTTTTAAGAAAATTAATGGCGAGTGGAAAATAGTCGCTGATATGTCTTGCTGA